The proteins below are encoded in one region of Paenibacillus sp. YYML68:
- a CDS encoding sugar ABC transporter permease has protein sequence MMSTLTKRSSDNRFKLLKNYQLYLFILPTIIYFIVFHYVPMYGIQIAFKNFIAFKGIMASPWVGLEHFERFFNSFEFQKIILNTLKLSLMQLVLGFPAPIILALMLNQLMNKSFKKFVQTVIYAPHFISTVVIAGMLFLFLSPESGFINRIIVYFGGEPIFFMGSADWFRRVYVLSEIWQNTGWGTIIYLAALTTISPELHESAVVDGATKFQRIVHIDLPGIMPTAVILLILSVGNIMSLGFEKVYLLQTALNMPSSEIIATYVYKTGLLGAQYSFSTAVGLFNSIINFVILLSVNYFARKATQTSLW, from the coding sequence ATGATGAGTACGCTTACAAAGAGATCCTCTGACAACCGCTTCAAATTGTTGAAAAACTATCAGCTGTACTTGTTCATCTTGCCGACAATCATCTACTTCATCGTGTTTCATTACGTGCCGATGTATGGCATCCAGATTGCGTTCAAAAACTTCATCGCGTTCAAGGGCATTATGGCAAGCCCCTGGGTCGGCCTCGAACACTTCGAGCGATTCTTCAACTCGTTCGAGTTTCAGAAAATTATTCTCAACACGTTGAAGCTTAGCTTGATGCAGCTGGTGCTCGGCTTCCCGGCTCCAATTATTCTGGCGCTCATGCTGAATCAATTGATGAATAAGAGCTTTAAGAAATTTGTTCAGACGGTCATCTACGCACCGCACTTTATATCGACAGTCGTCATCGCAGGTATGCTGTTTTTATTTCTATCCCCTGAAAGCGGATTCATCAACCGTATCATCGTCTACTTCGGCGGGGAACCGATCTTCTTCATGGGCAGCGCGGACTGGTTCAGACGGGTCTATGTGTTATCGGAGATCTGGCAAAATACGGGCTGGGGCACGATCATCTACCTCGCAGCTCTAACGACCATCAGTCCGGAGCTGCACGAATCGGCGGTCGTCGATGGTGCGACCAAGTTCCAGCGAATCGTACACATTGATCTGCCGGGTATTATGCCGACAGCGGTCATTCTGCTCATTCTGAGCGTCGGCAACATTATGAGCCTCGGCTTCGAGAAGGTGTACCTGCTGCAGACCGCGCTCAATATGCCGTCCTCCGAGATTATTGCCACTTACGTGTACAAGACGGGCTTGCTCGGCGCACAATACAGCTTCTCGACTGCGGTCGGCTTGTTCAACTCGATCATCAACTTCGTGATTCTGCTGTCAGTGAACTATTTTGCAAGGAAAGCAACGCAAACTTCATTATGGTAA
- a CDS encoding sulfatase, translating into MKPNFLIFVVDQMQAQALSLHGHPDVQTPHLDQLGAEGVSLFRAYCSNPVCMPSRATLLTGLTPRQHGCLTNGNAVPEHLPTLPGVLAEHGYRTHAIGKLHHQPIGSVNRGEELDFSWEDRKRWEAGEIDKLPDGYYGYQTTELVGGHVDVYGEYTRWLEQQQPMSSRQLTMEGAYKHDPSVPMSWRIGLPEELHYNRWIARRTEAFLEQLQPDEAFYLWCSFPDPHHPFAACRPYSEMYDSSTLTLPANWETEADSIAWLHSMRGVHPSHTQFDEQALREILAQTYGMITHVDSCIGQIVAKLKEQQLYDNTVIVFLADHGEYLGSHHLITKAEWPWEELLRVPFIWKSPQSAAQGMNDRHVASLLDFVPTILDFAGIDPAEMDTRGVYAARPLGLPGRSLRTLVEFGVPMPARPALVEYDEDWYAPDVCRMRALITEQYKLVVYIRSGEGLLFDLQHDPYEQVNLWSDPAYAHIRHALTEQLLMELIRTDRFDTKRVTGA; encoded by the coding sequence ATGAAACCGAACTTCCTAATCTTCGTCGTGGATCAAATGCAAGCACAAGCGCTGTCCCTTCATGGGCATCCGGACGTACAGACGCCGCATCTGGATCAGCTCGGTGCAGAGGGCGTATCGCTGTTCCGGGCGTATTGCAGCAATCCGGTCTGCATGCCTTCGCGCGCTACGCTGTTAACGGGACTGACTCCACGTCAGCACGGCTGTCTGACCAATGGTAATGCCGTGCCTGAGCATCTCCCGACGCTTCCTGGCGTTCTCGCAGAGCACGGCTACCGCACGCACGCGATCGGCAAGCTCCATCATCAGCCGATTGGCTCGGTCAATCGGGGAGAGGAGCTCGACTTCTCCTGGGAGGATCGCAAGCGCTGGGAGGCTGGCGAGATCGACAAGCTACCTGACGGGTATTACGGCTACCAGACGACCGAGCTGGTCGGCGGTCATGTCGATGTGTACGGCGAGTATACGCGCTGGCTGGAGCAGCAACAGCCGATGAGCAGCAGGCAGCTGACGATGGAGGGTGCCTACAAGCACGATCCGTCCGTTCCAATGAGCTGGAGAATCGGTCTTCCCGAGGAGCTGCATTATAACCGCTGGATTGCTCGCCGAACGGAAGCGTTCCTTGAGCAGCTTCAGCCCGATGAAGCGTTCTACCTGTGGTGCTCCTTCCCTGATCCGCATCACCCGTTCGCCGCATGCCGACCGTACAGCGAGATGTACGACTCGAGTACGCTTACCCTTCCTGCGAACTGGGAGACCGAGGCCGATTCGATCGCATGGCTGCACTCGATGCGCGGGGTGCATCCGAGTCATACGCAATTCGACGAGCAGGCGCTGCGAGAAATATTGGCCCAGACGTACGGCATGATTACCCATGTGGACAGCTGTATCGGACAGATCGTTGCGAAGCTGAAGGAGCAACAGCTGTATGACAATACCGTCATCGTGTTCTTGGCGGACCACGGTGAATATTTGGGCTCCCACCATCTCATTACGAAGGCGGAGTGGCCGTGGGAGGAGCTGCTGCGCGTTCCGTTCATCTGGAAGTCCCCGCAGTCTGCTGCTCAAGGCATGAATGATCGGCACGTCGCCAGCCTTCTTGACTTCGTACCGACGATACTGGACTTCGCTGGTATTGATCCGGCTGAGATGGACACGCGAGGTGTCTATGCGGCTCGTCCGCTCGGTCTGCCAGGTCGTTCGCTTCGGACACTTGTCGAGTTCGGTGTTCCGATGCCAGCGAGGCCTGCACTTGTCGAATACGACGAGGATTGGTACGCGCCAGACGTATGCAGGATGAGAGCGCTCATTACGGAGCAGTACAAGCTCGTCGTCTATATCCGTTCTGGCGAGGGTCTGCTCTTCGACCTTCAGCATGACCCGTATGAGCAAGTCAACCTGTGGTCCGATCCGGCGTATGCTCACATTCGCCATGCCTTGACCGAGCAGCTGCTGATGGAGCTCATACGAACAGACCGATTCGATACGAAGCGCGTGACAGGCGCGTAA
- a CDS encoding fumarylacetoacetate hydrolase family protein — translation MKFVHIQHNGSVSCGIVGERGVLPLEASLEDVISGAYAVSEEQLATEQGWIAEEQVVFEPCVPRGSKIVCVGLNYRNHAKEAGLPVPEYPILFNKFSNGLVGHQGSVTLPAEAQNCDYEAELGVVIGKKAKNVGKEEALEYVFGYCNVNDLSARDLQNRTSQWMLGKVLDGFCPVGPYLVTADEVGDPNELDIKLFLNGEQRQSSNTRDMIFTVPEVISYISTFMTLEPGDIILTGTPEGVIAGYPQDQRTWLKPGDVMTVEIEKLGSLTNVLKG, via the coding sequence ATGAAATTCGTACACATTCAACACAACGGCAGCGTAAGCTGCGGCATCGTCGGCGAGCGGGGCGTGCTTCCGCTGGAGGCAAGCCTTGAGGACGTCATCTCGGGTGCGTACGCCGTATCGGAGGAGCAGCTTGCGACGGAGCAAGGCTGGATCGCAGAGGAGCAGGTCGTATTCGAGCCATGCGTACCCCGCGGCAGCAAGATTGTATGCGTCGGTCTGAACTACCGCAACCATGCGAAGGAAGCGGGTCTGCCTGTGCCGGAGTATCCGATTCTGTTCAACAAGTTCTCGAACGGTCTGGTCGGTCATCAGGGATCTGTAACGCTGCCTGCCGAAGCACAGAACTGCGATTATGAAGCAGAGCTCGGCGTCGTTATCGGCAAGAAGGCGAAGAACGTAGGCAAGGAGGAGGCGCTGGAGTACGTATTCGGCTACTGCAACGTCAACGACCTGTCTGCACGCGATCTGCAGAACCGGACGAGCCAGTGGATGCTCGGCAAGGTGCTCGACGGCTTCTGTCCGGTGGGCCCCTACCTCGTGACCGCTGATGAAGTAGGCGATCCGAACGAGCTCGATATCAAGCTGTTCCTCAATGGCGAGCAGAGACAGTCGTCCAATACGCGCGACATGATCTTCACCGTTCCAGAGGTGATCAGCTACATCTCCACGTTCATGACGCTGGAGCCGGGCGACATCATCCTGACCGGTACGCCGGAGGGTGTTATTGCGGGCTACCCGCAGGATCAGCGCACCTGGCTGAAGCCGGGCGACGTGATGACTGTGGAGATCGAGAAGCTCGGCTCGCTCACGAATGTACTGAAGGGTTAG
- a CDS encoding extracellular solute-binding protein yields MKHQKLVIYSTLFATFMSALTACSGNNAPSGDSSKDGSGSEAAANISFPLKDQVKLKMVACKHPNNGAFQDMEFFKQYEQKTNVKIDWTNIELAQCNEQRNLIFASNDLPDAFYGNITMPGSDVLNYGGQGMLVPLEKYITKETMPNLHALLESNPKYRSIITAPDGHIYSLPNIRELKLWLSPDMMYLNKEWLDKLGLAVPTTMDEFYNVLQAFKTKDPNGNGKADEIPFSFAWDYRFYNVNGIGSLFGAFGRADSVSHMFVENDKVIYSAREKEYKNAINYFHKFFKEGLFDIESLTQDNKMLIAKGSAPEPRLGGFFAWNAFSVVGVDRDPKYVVVPALKGPEGHQIWRKTLSNNQGVNPFAFSMTAVNKNPELTMKWIDLSYATDTSIEAGWGPINVTLEDNNGQLKTKQPPAGMTIDEYVFKTAPVEAPYAILEKTYGSRLALAEKDKIKIDAINEKYLPYMKSETFPGVLFSPQESEKIKTLETDLNSFVSQSSAKWLLEGNADQEWDAYMASLKKMKLDELVGVYQSAYDRFKNASK; encoded by the coding sequence ATGAAACATCAAAAGCTCGTGATCTATTCCACGCTCTTCGCCACCTTCATGTCGGCGCTGACGGCATGCTCTGGCAACAACGCACCAAGCGGTGATTCATCCAAGGATGGCTCCGGTTCAGAAGCAGCAGCGAACATCTCCTTCCCTCTCAAGGATCAAGTGAAGCTTAAGATGGTCGCCTGTAAGCATCCGAATAACGGTGCGTTCCAAGACATGGAGTTCTTCAAGCAGTATGAGCAGAAGACGAATGTGAAGATTGATTGGACGAATATCGAGCTCGCTCAATGTAATGAGCAGCGCAACCTGATCTTCGCGAGCAACGACCTGCCGGATGCGTTCTATGGTAACATAACGATGCCGGGCTCTGATGTGCTCAATTATGGCGGCCAAGGCATGCTCGTTCCTCTTGAAAAGTACATCACGAAGGAGACGATGCCGAACCTGCATGCGCTGCTCGAGAGCAATCCGAAGTACCGGAGCATCATTACAGCCCCAGACGGTCACATCTATTCCTTGCCGAACATCCGGGAGCTGAAGCTATGGCTGTCACCGGATATGATGTACTTGAATAAGGAATGGCTCGATAAGCTCGGACTCGCTGTACCTACTACGATGGACGAATTCTATAACGTACTCCAGGCGTTCAAGACGAAGGACCCGAATGGCAATGGCAAGGCCGATGAGATTCCGTTCTCCTTCGCTTGGGATTACCGTTTCTACAACGTGAACGGCATCGGCTCGCTGTTTGGCGCATTCGGCCGTGCCGATTCAGTCAGTCATATGTTCGTCGAGAACGACAAGGTCATTTACTCTGCAAGAGAGAAGGAGTATAAGAACGCGATCAATTACTTCCACAAATTTTTCAAGGAAGGCTTGTTCGATATCGAGAGCTTGACGCAGGATAACAAGATGCTCATCGCGAAGGGCAGTGCCCCAGAGCCACGCTTAGGCGGCTTCTTCGCTTGGAATGCATTCTCCGTCGTAGGAGTCGACCGTGATCCGAAGTATGTCGTCGTGCCTGCCTTGAAGGGACCAGAGGGTCATCAGATCTGGAGAAAAACACTCAGCAATAATCAGGGTGTGAATCCGTTCGCCTTCTCTATGACGGCAGTAAACAAAAACCCGGAGCTGACGATGAAATGGATTGATCTGTCCTACGCTACAGATACGTCGATCGAAGCAGGCTGGGGTCCGATCAACGTCACCCTTGAGGATAACAACGGGCAGCTGAAGACGAAGCAGCCTCCAGCTGGCATGACGATCGACGAGTACGTGTTCAAGACAGCGCCTGTTGAAGCGCCATATGCCATTCTAGAGAAGACGTATGGCTCGCGTCTTGCGCTTGCTGAGAAGGATAAGATCAAGATTGATGCGATTAACGAGAAATATTTGCCTTACATGAAGTCGGAGACGTTCCCTGGCGTTCTGTTCTCTCCTCAGGAGAGCGAGAAGATTAAGACGCTGGAGACGGACCTGAACAGCTTCGTCAGTCAATCGAGCGCGAAGTGGCTGCTCGAAGGTAATGCGGATCAAGAGTGGGATGCTTATATGGCCAGCCTCAAGAAGATGAAGCTCGATGAGCTTGTAGGCGTCTACCAATCGGCTTACGACCGCTTCAAGAACGCAAGCAAGTAA
- a CDS encoding AraC family transcriptional regulator produces MYVIQDTYWWEKLHIRTRWVRDMRLPHSYQFGPVSNPFTVCWLVLEGTRRLEVDHEVIELRPGDLVFFRTNSQLKLHPTAHATDPFHYFSIGCELTLFSIDIPVMYGFPLLHHLNEEQQEALSRAWLSLFECYEMYTSLLSAMPTDNDSDASATEPERMSLSHALPYWRLNARVYDWLHLVIGFLNSHALDLTGRLDSRVMKVCMYVHHHYKEPLSLQSLCEHVYLSQSHLSHLFVQMLGMPPMEYVRRARLHHAKLALIDSSMSLKQIAAECGYESQSHFSRAFKHAEGMSPMQYRNRWSSLQQPPGYV; encoded by the coding sequence ATGTATGTCATACAGGACACGTACTGGTGGGAGAAGCTGCATATTCGCACGAGGTGGGTTCGGGACATGAGATTACCGCACAGCTACCAATTCGGACCTGTGTCGAATCCATTTACTGTATGCTGGCTTGTACTGGAGGGAACAAGGCGGCTCGAGGTCGATCATGAGGTTATCGAGCTGCGACCAGGTGATCTCGTGTTCTTCCGAACGAACAGCCAGCTGAAGCTGCATCCTACCGCACACGCGACGGATCCATTCCATTATTTTTCCATCGGTTGTGAACTTACCTTATTTTCCATAGATATACCCGTTATGTACGGCTTCCCGCTTCTTCACCACTTGAATGAAGAGCAGCAAGAAGCGCTGTCCCGTGCATGGCTCTCCTTGTTCGAGTGCTACGAGATGTACACGTCCCTTCTATCCGCCATGCCAACCGACAACGACTCCGACGCATCCGCGACCGAGCCGGAACGAATGAGTCTGTCCCACGCCTTACCTTACTGGAGATTGAATGCGAGAGTATACGACTGGCTGCACCTCGTGATAGGTTTCTTGAACTCACACGCCTTAGATCTAACAGGGAGGCTCGATTCTCGCGTCATGAAGGTATGTATGTATGTTCACCACCATTACAAGGAGCCGCTATCGCTGCAGAGCTTGTGCGAGCATGTCTACTTAAGTCAGAGTCACCTCAGTCATCTATTCGTCCAAATGCTCGGCATGCCGCCGATGGAATATGTGCGCCGCGCCAGACTGCATCATGCGAAGCTTGCGCTGATCGATTCCTCGATGTCGCTCAAGCAGATCGCAGCCGAATGCGGCTACGAGAGCCAGAGCCACTTCAGCCGCGCCTTCAAGCATGCCGAGGGCATGAGTCCGATGCAATATCGCAACAGATGGAGCAGTCTGCAGCAGCCTCCAGGCTACGTGTAG
- a CDS encoding GGDEF domain-containing protein, translating into MGKLGGFSPFVKLHIGLIGYVLIFGLVLLLGDEDTRRVASNVLAAGGSITAAVIVLASLRGMHNRRDRMAWTCFAISLVWYSIYDMCWRWNDYLIWKTGIDYGMVKEIYFLGVPLFLFAGLLVYLYKMSVPHLMENLFDLLFAAAVVLYLDWTYFLYPVFQLETFQELLQVSGMMVYSLTATFAIFGLIYFILSRWQKGTIHIQLLYLTVGAVAGKIENYFYYYMFLNETFTSGHVLDVLWTINLFLIALSGYITKERSMAAVLHRSPSHARVSNSVFSYALTIVLLLAFLLSRPQLDAFTVGIFIVFGLMLLRQLFSVIENTRLVRKLEKANEHISSKNLQLEEAMVGLKQLHAEADRLAKSDFLTSLYNRRHMMTLLHSQVTAAINSRKPVSLILLDIDYFKSINDTYGHECGDFVLQQAAQLLQGAVVESEAAVGRYGGEEFLIVLSDCAEERAAVIAERIRAAIAGTFLHYQEQRLHMTASLGVTGYRSPETVDEWIRRADELLYEAKAQGRNSVSTSASGKK; encoded by the coding sequence ATGGGCAAATTGGGCGGCTTTTCCCCCTTCGTAAAGCTTCATATAGGACTAATCGGCTACGTGCTCATATTCGGGCTTGTCCTCCTGCTTGGAGATGAGGACACGCGAAGAGTGGCTTCTAATGTGCTGGCTGCCGGCGGCTCGATTACTGCTGCCGTCATCGTGCTCGCCTCGCTTCGGGGAATGCATAACAGACGGGATCGTATGGCGTGGACCTGCTTTGCCATTTCTCTTGTCTGGTACTCGATTTACGATATGTGCTGGCGATGGAACGATTACTTGATCTGGAAGACCGGGATTGACTACGGCATGGTGAAGGAGATTTATTTTTTAGGCGTCCCATTGTTCCTATTCGCCGGATTGCTCGTCTATTTGTACAAGATGTCGGTGCCGCATCTCATGGAGAATTTGTTCGATCTGCTCTTTGCTGCGGCTGTCGTGCTTTACTTGGATTGGACTTATTTCCTCTATCCTGTGTTCCAACTCGAGACATTTCAGGAATTGCTGCAGGTAAGCGGTATGATGGTCTATTCGTTAACCGCGACATTCGCTATCTTCGGACTGATCTACTTCATTCTCTCCCGCTGGCAAAAAGGCACGATCCATATTCAGCTGCTGTACTTAACGGTCGGCGCTGTTGCTGGCAAAATCGAAAATTACTTCTATTATTATATGTTTCTGAATGAAACATTTACGTCAGGACATGTGCTGGACGTGCTATGGACGATTAATTTGTTTCTCATCGCCTTATCTGGCTACATCACGAAGGAGCGCAGCATGGCCGCTGTTCTTCACCGAAGTCCGAGCCATGCGCGTGTATCGAATTCGGTGTTCTCGTACGCCCTTACTATTGTATTACTGCTAGCGTTCCTGCTATCCAGGCCGCAGCTGGATGCGTTCACGGTTGGCATCTTCATTGTGTTCGGCCTCATGCTGCTGCGCCAACTGTTCTCCGTTATTGAGAATACGCGTCTTGTGCGGAAGCTGGAGAAGGCGAACGAGCACATTTCATCGAAGAATCTTCAGCTTGAGGAGGCAATGGTGGGGCTGAAGCAGCTGCACGCCGAGGCCGACCGTTTGGCCAAGTCTGATTTCCTAACGTCACTGTACAATCGACGTCATATGATGACGCTGCTCCATAGTCAAGTGACCGCGGCGATAAATAGTAGAAAGCCTGTCAGCCTCATCCTATTGGACATTGACTACTTCAAGTCGATTAACGATACGTACGGGCATGAGTGCGGCGACTTCGTCCTTCAGCAAGCAGCGCAACTGCTGCAGGGTGCGGTTGTCGAAAGTGAAGCTGCAGTAGGCAGGTATGGCGGAGAAGAGTTCTTGATTGTGCTCTCCGACTGCGCTGAGGAGCGGGCGGCGGTCATAGCTGAGCGCATACGAGCTGCCATTGCAGGTACATTCCTGCACTATCAAGAGCAGAGGCTGCACATGACAGCTAGTCTTGGGGTTACTGGCTATCGTTCGCCGGAAACGGTCGATGAATGGATACGCCGAGCGGACGAATTGCTATATGAGGCGAAGGCGCAAGGAAGGAACAGTGTGAGCACGAGCGCTTCCGGCAAAAAATAA
- a CDS encoding carbohydrate ABC transporter permease: MFKQSKSDKWFDVINKTLILVGLVIIIYPLYFVLIASVTDPTSVQSIALWPEKLNFDGYKKILESDSLWTGYQNSLIYAVAGTAINLALTIPAAYALSRKDLQGRSALMIMITFTMFFSGGLIPTYLTVKSLGMLDSVWAMVIPNAVGAWNLIIARTFFQSTIPDELLEAAKMDGCSDVTFFWKVVLPLSQALMAIMVLFYGVAHWNSYFSALVYLRDVELYPLQLVLRSILIENQVQSDMMMDMSSMGDKLRAAELIKYGMIIVAALPLLILYPFLQRYFVKGVMIGSIKG; the protein is encoded by the coding sequence ATGTTCAAGCAGAGCAAGAGTGACAAGTGGTTCGATGTCATCAACAAGACGCTCATCCTTGTCGGATTAGTCATCATTATATATCCGCTGTACTTCGTCTTGATTGCGTCGGTCACAGATCCGACATCGGTGCAGAGCATCGCTCTGTGGCCGGAGAAGCTGAACTTCGACGGCTATAAGAAAATATTAGAGAGTGACAGTCTGTGGACGGGATATCAGAACTCGCTGATCTACGCGGTGGCGGGAACGGCTATTAACCTCGCGCTGACGATTCCTGCTGCATACGCACTGTCGCGGAAGGACCTTCAAGGCCGAAGCGCGCTCATGATCATGATTACGTTCACGATGTTCTTCAGCGGGGGCTTGATCCCGACCTACTTGACGGTCAAAAGTCTCGGCATGCTCGATTCCGTCTGGGCGATGGTTATACCGAATGCGGTGGGGGCTTGGAACCTGATTATCGCAAGGACCTTCTTCCAGTCGACGATCCCCGATGAGCTGCTGGAGGCAGCTAAGATGGACGGCTGCTCGGATGTGACCTTCTTCTGGAAAGTCGTGCTACCGCTCTCGCAGGCTCTCATGGCGATTATGGTTCTATTCTACGGTGTAGCTCACTGGAATTCGTACTTCAGCGCACTGGTGTACCTAAGAGACGTGGAGCTATATCCGCTGCAGCTCGTACTGCGCTCCATACTGATCGAGAATCAGGTGCAGAGCGACATGATGATGGATATGTCTTCAATGGGCGATAAGCTGCGTGCTGCCGAGCTGATCAAGTACGGTATGATTATCGTCGCTGCGCTTCCACTGCTCATTCTGTATCCGTTCCTCCAGCGCTACTTCGTCAAGGGTGTCATGATCGGCAGTATTAAGGGATAA